One Verrucomicrobiia bacterium genomic window, GTCAACCAGGCGGGGAATTACCAGGTGTTGGTGAGCAATCAGTTTGGCACGGTGCTGAGCGCTCCGGCGGTGGTGCAGGTCAACCGCCCGCTGGTGCGGCCGTCCAATGACCAATTCAGCCAGCGGGCGCAGTTGACGGGGCTGTCCAATGTGGTGACGGCCTCGAATCTGGGGGCAACCCAGGAGTTTGGGGAGCCGCTGCACGCCGGCAATGCCGGCGGCGCCTCGGTTTGGTGGACCTGGCGGGCGCCGGTGACTGGAAGGTTTACGGTGTCCACGGTGGGCAGTGATTTTGACACCGTGCTGGCGGTGTACACCGGCACGGCGCTGGAGCAGTTAACGCTGGTGGCGGCCAATGACGACGCCCAGGCCCAGCAGCGGGGAAGCTGGCTGACCTTTACGGCGCAAAGCAACGCCATTTACCAAATCGCCGTGGACGGTTTTAATGGCGCCTACGGGAACATCCGCCTCAGCCTGAAGCCCGATGCCACGCCGCGCTGGCTGGCGCCTGCGCGGAGCGGCGGCCTGGTGTTTGAATTTACGGGCGAGCAGGGGTTGCGCTTCACGCTGCAAACCTCCACCAACCTCAGGGATTGGCTGACCGTTACCAATTATGTGAACTTGCAGGGCACGGTGCGCCACGTGGAGCCGCCGAGCCAGCCCAGGCGCTTTTATCGCGTGGTGCAGGAGTAAGGCCTGGACGCAGGGCCGCTTCCTGGACCCGCCCTCCCCCGGGCCGGAAAACCCAATCCCGGCAGCAGGAGCGGAGTCGTCATGTTGCCCGGCTGGTACGACGGGGAGAGCGCGACGAAAAACGGCCAGAGCTTCAGCTTGTGGAGGGCCGCAGCAGCGCAGTCCAGGCGGGGAATACGCGGTTTAGGAGGATTGATGTTGCCTTGAGTAGTATAAATCTATCTAATATATCCTATAAACGTTGACACCGGCGGCGGCAGTGGTAGCTTGACCGCAGCAAGAAATCGCAGCCAGCCGGTGGCGTCCGCCCCGGCTGTTTGTCATCCCAGAAGAGTAATTCGCATGAGTGCGGAGACAGTCAAAACGGCCCCCACGGCGCCCGGTGAAGGCCTGAAGCGGGTGGACATTGCGCAAGCGGTGATTCGTATTGCGGGCAATTCCCAGGACGGCATTCAGGCGCTGGGCGGTTTTTTGGCCCGCCTGGCGGGCCGCACGGAGAAGGAGGTCATGACGTTCATGACCATTCCTTCGACCATCTCGGGGGGGCCATCCATTTTCCAGGTGCGGATTGGGTCGGGGGAGGTGTTGAGCGCGGGGGATGAGGCGGATTTGCTGCTGGCGTTTTACCAGCACTCGTATGAGAACCACATCCACTTTTTGAAGGCGGATGGGATGGTGTTGTACGACAGCGACAATGTGGAGCCGAAGCCGGAGTGGACGGCGCGGTGGCGGCATGTGGGGGTGCCGATTTCCACGCTGACGGTGGAGGCGATTGGGGGGACCTCGAAGGACAAGGGAAAGAACCTTTACGCGCTGGGGCTGCTGGCGCGGTTGTATGATTTGGACGTGCCGCGGCTGGAGGAGCTGATTCGCGAGCGGTTCACGGGACGGGACGCCACGGTGCTGACGAACGCGCTGACGGCGTTTCATGCCGGTTATGGTTACTCGCTGGACAAGGCGCGGGAGCTGTACCGCTTTCAGCCAGGGCATCATCATCGGCCGCAGGTGGTGATGAATGGCAACGAGGCGCTGGCGTATGGTTTTCTGGCGGCGGGGGTGCGCTTTGGCGCGGCCTATCCGATTACGCCGTGGTCGGACACCATGGAATTGCTGCGGCGGGAGCTGCCCAAGTACGGGGGCATTTTTGTGCAGTGCGAGGATGAGATTGCCTCCATGTGCATGGCGCTGGGGGCGGGCTATGCGGGGCGGGTGGCGGTGACGGGCACCAGCGGGCCGGGGTTGTCCTTGAAATCGGAGGCGATTGGGTGGGGGGTGATGGCGGAGGTGCCGGTGGTGGTGGTGGACGTGCAGCGGGGCGGGCCTTCCACGGGGCTGCCCACGCAGGTGGAGCAGTCGGATTTGCACATTGCGTGCTTTGGGACGCACGGGGATGCGCCGCGGATTGTGCTGGCGCCGGCGGATGTGGAGGATTGTTTTTACACGGCCATCGAGGCGGTGAACATTGCGCGCAAGTACAACACGGTGGTGACGGTGCTCAGCGATCAGGCGATAGCCACGCGGATCGAGGCATTTGAGGAGCCGGACTTGGAGAAGATCTGCCAGGAGCTGCCGATTGATTTGACGCCGGTGGCGGAGCACAAGCCCTATGATTTGAGCGCGCCGGACGGCATCTCCCGGCACATCCCGCCGGGCACGCCGGTGCTCAACGGCAAGTATCCGGTGGCGGCCGGGCTGGAGCACGACGAGATGGGGCATCCCAGCGCCTCGCCCAAGTACCACATGGCGATGACGGCCAAACGGCGGAAGAAAATCCAGGCCTTTGCCGCCACGCTGCCCGTGCCGGAGGTGTACGGGCCGCCGGAGGGGGAGCTGCTGCTGGTGGGATGGGGTTCGACGCAGGGGCCGATTCGCGAGGCGGTGGACTTGGCGCGCAGCCAGGGCGAGATCATCTCGGCATTGCATTTGCGTTACTTGAATCCATTGCCGCCGAAGCTGGACGAGATTTTGCGGCGTTTCCGCCATGTGCTGGTGGTGGAGATGAATGATGAGGGGATTTACGGGTACGGGCAACTGGCCATGTTGCTGCGCGCCCGTTACTGCCTGAATCACATTGGGGGTCTCAACAAGACCGAGGGCTTGACCTTCAAAGTGCGCGAGATTTACGAGGGCGCGATGGCGCGGCTGGCGCAATGGCGCGCCGGGGCGGGAGCGCAATAACCTTTACGAACGAGCAACGGGTGACGCTTATGAGTGAGAGCACCACAGCAACGCAGGAAAAAACGATCGCGCTGGCGGTGATGCCCGCCGCGCCGGGCCGCAAGCCGTTGACGAAGAAGGATCTGGTGGCGGATCATCCCACCTGGTGCCCCGGCTGCGGGGATTTTTCCGTGCTGGCCATCTTTTTGAAGATGCTGGAGAAGCGGCAACTGGAGCACGAAAAGATCACCACCGTTTCGGGCATCGGCTGCTCGAGCCGATTCCCGTATTTTGTGCAGGCGCACGGGGCGCATTTCATTCACGGTCGGACGCTGCCCTTTGCGACGGGGGTGGCGCTGACGCGGCCGGATTTGCATGTGTTTGTGTTCAGCGGCGACGGGGATGCGCTGTCCATTGGGGGCAATCACTTCACGCACACGGCGCGCAAAAACGTCAAGATGACGGTGGTGGTGATGGACAACCAGGTGTATGGGCTGACCAAGAAACAGACCTCGCCCACCTCGCCGATCGGCTACCGCAGCAAGACGGATGTGACGGGCGCGGTGGACCGGCCCATCAACCCGCTGAAACAGGCGCTGGCCTCCGGGGCCACGTTTGTGGCGCGCACCACCCACACCAATCCGAATCACATGCTGCAAATGCTCGAAGCGGCGTTTGATCATCAGGGTTTCAGCTTCATCGAGTGCCTGAGCGAGTGCGTGGAGTTTTACGAGGGGGCGTTTGATGCGGCCAATCCGCGCAAAGGCGGCCAGTTCAAGACCGTGCCGGCGGAGCATGACGTCACCAATGAGGTGGCCGCCTATCAACTGGCGGATGAGCCATTTCCGGGCTATTTCGGCATTTTCTATCAGGTGCG contains:
- a CDS encoding thiamine pyrophosphate-dependent enzyme translates to MSESTTATQEKTIALAVMPAAPGRKPLTKKDLVADHPTWCPGCGDFSVLAIFLKMLEKRQLEHEKITTVSGIGCSSRFPYFVQAHGAHFIHGRTLPFATGVALTRPDLHVFVFSGDGDALSIGGNHFTHTARKNVKMTVVVMDNQVYGLTKKQTSPTSPIGYRSKTDVTGAVDRPINPLKQALASGATFVARTTHTNPNHMLQMLEAAFDHQGFSFIECLSECVEFYEGAFDAANPRKGGQFKTVPAEHDVTNEVAAYQLADEPFPGYFGIFYQVRRPTKYEVEQRLIEQARKPLAGLAPWQILQKSFANMR
- a CDS encoding 2-oxoacid:acceptor oxidoreductase subunit alpha; this translates as MSAETVKTAPTAPGEGLKRVDIAQAVIRIAGNSQDGIQALGGFLARLAGRTEKEVMTFMTIPSTISGGPSIFQVRIGSGEVLSAGDEADLLLAFYQHSYENHIHFLKADGMVLYDSDNVEPKPEWTARWRHVGVPISTLTVEAIGGTSKDKGKNLYALGLLARLYDLDVPRLEELIRERFTGRDATVLTNALTAFHAGYGYSLDKARELYRFQPGHHHRPQVVMNGNEALAYGFLAAGVRFGAAYPITPWSDTMELLRRELPKYGGIFVQCEDEIASMCMALGAGYAGRVAVTGTSGPGLSLKSEAIGWGVMAEVPVVVVDVQRGGPSTGLPTQVEQSDLHIACFGTHGDAPRIVLAPADVEDCFYTAIEAVNIARKYNTVVTVLSDQAIATRIEAFEEPDLEKICQELPIDLTPVAEHKPYDLSAPDGISRHIPPGTPVLNGKYPVAAGLEHDEMGHPSASPKYHMAMTAKRRKKIQAFAATLPVPEVYGPPEGELLLVGWGSTQGPIREAVDLARSQGEIISALHLRYLNPLPPKLDEILRRFRHVLVVEMNDEGIYGYGQLAMLLRARYCLNHIGGLNKTEGLTFKVREIYEGAMARLAQWRAGAGAQ